The DNA window ATTGTTGACCCTAATTCCGGAGATCAACCTCTTTACAACGAAGACAAAACCGTTATTGCCACTGTGAATGGGAGGATCTACAACCACAAGAAGTTGAAACAAAATATGAGTCATTACGATGCAGTCGATCGAATCCTTCTCCGCTTCCGCAATCTCTCCCATCATTACGATGAGGACGAACCTACTCAAACCCTACTGCCACATCAAATTTTACACCAACAATGGTTTCGCTCCAATGGCATTTTTTTCCATCGGTGAACCAAGCTCATCAATAACAACAGCAAGAGAAAGTAttgaagaagaaaaggaagataAACAAAGTAATGGCACTGTGTTTGGCGGAAGAAGAAATTGCTCCTGCAGTGATTGCTAGAAGTTTTATTGTGCTTAAGCCTCCAACTCAGGGAGCTGTTGCTTCTCTGCACATGGTTCATTGCTCTCACTTAGTTGATTTTTCCAAAAGCCTAATTAGTTATGTTTCTGGAAAAGGCTCGGAAGTTGGCAACTTTCTTACAATGCATCTAGGAGTTAACTGTATAAGCTTCATTGGTGGAGGTTTGTCTATTTACCAAAAGGATTTTGAAAAGCATTTTCTTGAAATTTCTGCAACTTTTTATTGTCGTGAGTCCCTGATAGATAGTGATATTTCATGTTTTGTGATGTTCACCTCTATTACTAGGATCTTTAACACATACAGATCCATAATGTGCTTAGATGAGAGATGTGTCATTACTAACTTCATTGCTCATTTATTAAGAAATGAGGCTTTGAAAGTTCATGGGGATTGGAAGCAACTAAGGAGTTTCCAGTATGTCTCTTATTTGGTGGAGGGTCTAGTTTACCTTGTGCATGCAGAACATGTGGGACATTTCAACCTTGGAAATCCTACTGAATTTATCATGTTTGAATTTGCAAAGGTGGTCCAAGAAACAACCGATCTTGATGCCAAGATAGATCACTCTCTTATTAAAGTAATTATTGGCTTCATCCAACATCACAGACTTGGACATATGGGAGCCTCATTGTCCTTTGAGATTGATTATTGGTTGAAGATAAACAAAAGAACTTATTTTGCTTGGATTGAGTTCTCTTCGATATTCATCGGTTGGACATTCATAGTGTTAATTCTGATAGAGTTTACTCAAGTATTATTGGCTTCCAAAAATGGTTTTATTGCTAGTATGCGCCAATATGTTAAATTGCTTCACCATGCTTATGCAAATTCTAATAGTAAGCTTGAACATGATGATTTACTATATGTCTCTTTCTGTGATAGTGTTGATGGTGCTTTCTTTGTTATTAAAATTAATGATCCATGGCTAAGCTTATATACTATTTATGACATTGTCTTGAAGTCAGTTAGAAAACAGTATATCAAATTGGGAGAAAGGCAAGTAGTCCAAGGTTCACGAGGTGCAAGGCTATTCTATTTTTGCATATGACGTGTCTAAAGCTTAAGAAGGACTTAACTTATGGTGGCTTTGAATATTGTTTTTCATCCAAGCTTGTACTTGAGGCTCTATTTTCAACAGAAGAGGTTCGACATCGCCAACGGTCGCCGTGTATGGTGAACTTAGATCCAAAGTGTTTTGAGTGTGAAATTTTTTTCCTATTTGGCCAAGTTTATTTCCAGGTGTTTTACTTGTGTGGACAAGAGTTTTTTCTATCAACATATTGTAACATAAATCAACAAAGCTCTTTCCATTGTTTTGGGTTGTTTTTAGGAATGCATGAAAAAGGCCTAGTGAGCTTCATTGTGGCCTATGAAATTGTAATGAGATCAAGACTGAGGAGTTTCTTCGAACATACAAAGGCAAATACACATTCACATATGGCAAGTCCTTTGTCTACAGAAACATGAGCATTGATTACACTAACTTTGCGGTTGGATGTGGTTTCACTAACAGAGTCTTTTCTTTCAGGCTTTGGGATCCAGGAAAGGTAGCAATGAGAtttttacaaccttgaggacaaggttgtttttgaagGGGTTGGTAATGATAGAGAAGAAAATTGtttagttatttaaattaatgCCTAACTTTTATTAGTAGTACTTTTATTTGTATTGGGCTTTTTATAGTGTTTGGGCCTTCTAGTTAAATATCCACTATGAGTACTATATATGTAATCTTTTGAGACTTTGAAGAGtatcaaataaattaaatcaagttTAATTTTCTTAGTTAGTTTTTATTgtcttttattttaaagtttttagtcgctttgttagggttcttgaattTGCATCCTAACAATTGGTGTTTTCATTCTTGAACACCAAAACCTCCCATGGCATACCCATTTCACCCTACCATAAACACCACTCCTATCACACCttcatttccatcttttccatggAAACTTTTTACACCTTATTACACTCATGCATCTTCATCaccaaaattatatttaaatcacGGATATTCACCACATACATATAACCCATATCCACCGGCATCAGATCATTCATATATTTATCCATCTCATTCTCATGTTTACCCAAACTGCTACAACAATTATCTTGAACAAGCACCCATTCCCCCACAGAGCACACACCCCCAACTCCACCCACATCAACACCCATATTTTTCAACAAGCATATTCGATACCATTTTACCACCAAAAAATATCCTCGTCTGTCAGTCATCCTTACCAACCCACACCTAACCCATGGGATTCACAGTTTCAATTTTCTGAACAGCAACCAACAAACATCTCTACCATTGGCCATTTATGTCATATCCACTCTACACCATTTTTAGAACAAATCACAAATActaacaaaatagaaaaattagaatGTGTAATCAGTGATGGAGGTGATTTTTTCATGGTTTCTGATTCAACCTCAGagtttgttaaagaagaaactcTAAAACTTTCTCCATTGAAGCATCAAATTAGAGATTTCAAAACAGAAGAGAAATTAAAAACCCATGAAGTTGTGATAGGAAGGAAAACAACATCATCGACAAAAATATCATTTTCTCAAGAAAAAGTAGcctcatcatcttctccaacggcGACAGTTCCAGCACTATCTCCGACGCCATCCCTGACTCCGTGCCCATCGAAAACGAACGTGACCAGATCATCAAAACGTTCTATTGTAAGAGTCAAGAGTTGTGCAAATCCAACTTTAAAACCACATTTAGGGCTTGACAACAAAATTCCAACTCCACCGGAACCTCCAACAAAAACAATTTCATTTTTGCCTTCAGTACCTCCACCGCCAATCTACGGTCGCTATTCGGTACTACGACCACCACCGTCAAAACAACTTGATTTGTTTATAACTCAGTCTCCACCTCTATTGCCTCTACCACCTAAAACCCCATATCTGCAAACATCATCGAAACAACCATCGCCGCCGCCTCTAAAACACCATTTTCATTTAGCTCTCCGACCTCCTTCTAAACCACCTGACTTTGTTCGAGCGACGACAGTACCACCATGACGAGTCACGTTAGGAGGTATTGAAGACTCCTTTTTCCGGCGGCAATTTTTGCATCTTAATTTTTGAACCCGGCGGCCATGATCCCCCTTTAACCGGCGTGAATTCATAGTAAGatgagaaagaaggaaaaaggatgaagaaacccagaagaagaaagaatgggaaagataaaaagaagaaaaaaaagaaagaaaaaaaggaatcTGCTCAGGTATAATTGAAATGGAAGCCAGCTGTTTCCAATTTTCCGTACTCCTCACGTGCTTCCATGTGCTTCTCTATCATTCATCACCAATTAAATAACCAGACACGTGgcacttttatttaaaaaaaaaaaaatagaatacacCCACTTTGGTCATCACGTGAATTCACAGACAAGCTGGCAATTTTATTTGAAATCCACTATCCTTTTTTTCATGATCCCTCCAAATTTCTCTACccattttttttataagtaaCACTCCAATTTCATTTCCATTGTCTTTAAAAGTTAATTTAGAATTTGATAGTCTTATtctacaaccttgaggacaaggttgtttttgaagACAATACCACCACGATGAGTCACGTTCGGAGGTATTGAAGACTCATTTTCCGGCGGCAATTTTTGCATCTTAATTTTTAACCCCGGCAACCATGATCACCCTTTAACCCGCATGAATTCATAGTAAGatgagaaagaaggaaaaaggatgaagaaactcagaagaagaaagaatgggaaagataaaaagaagaaaaaaaagaaagaaaaaaaggaatcTGCTCAGATATAATTGAAATGGAAGCCAGCTGTTTCCAATTTTCCGTACTCCTCACGTGCTTCCATGTGCTTCTCTATCATTCATCACCAATTAAATAACCAGACACGTGAcacttttatttcaaaaaaaaaaatagaatgcaCCCACTTTGGTCATCACGTGAATTCACAAACAAGCTggcaattttttttgaaatccaCTATCCTTTTTTTCATGACCCCTCTAAATTTCTCtactcattttttttttaataagtaacactccaatttcatttcattgtctttaaaaattaatttagaatttgaTAGTCTTATtctacaaccttgaggacaatgTTGTTTTTGAAGAGTTGGGTAATGATAGAGTAAGaattatgattaaataaatattttatatattaaattaggagtagaatttatattagtattatattttgtaatgttctctagaatgttcttaggatttttaaatgttgttgaattgggctttaattaatattgggcctttagtttattatccattagtattattatatatatatatatatgtagtgtcttgaaaatcaatcaatgaaatcaaaagttatgTTTTAACTTTATTTTCTTAGCCTAGTTTTATTTGTCTTGTAGTTTTAGAGTTTTTAGTGGctttgttagggttcttgaattTGTATCCTAACATTGGCTTTGAGAATAGTTAGAGAATCTCTTCTATTATTATCCATTAACACCATTATCAAACAATAAAATAGAGACCATGTTTTCAAACAATATACTAGTGTTTTCAAACAATATACTAGTGTTTATATAAGACTTTCACACCATGATCTTGTAATGTTGTGTAATGGGTCACTCCTGCTATaaaagttaataattaaaataatttcttatttctaaataaatatttataaaaaataatgaaaattaataaaaacaattaattatttaaaataaaaatttaagaaaataaaataatgtgttttttaatttttaaatatttttaatgacgtgACAACAATAAAAAATGGCACCTCATAAATTTTAATGCCACATACGTAAATGAGACTATTTTGTCATAGaggacaaaaaaaaaagaacaatgaTATATTAAGGGAccataaaattgttttttttaaatggagactaaaaaattatcaaaatggaTAAAGGGGACCAAAACTGCATTCAAACCtagatgtttttaattttttggtctcctattttaaaagtcagttttttttatcctcaattttattttgtttgagaTTTAAACCCCTCCACTTTTGCATACATGGCAGTGATGACTTAATATTTATGACTATgataattgattattttttaatttttattgaataaatttataattttaattaagtttaaaaaaaattaatttaaaagtttttttaatacaaattttaaaataattttaaaacaatttttctaATCTAGTGGCCTACATCTTAACATCATCTTTTCCTCCTAAAAGTCTCCTTAAGGTGATAATTCTCGAACCTATATAAACACTTAAGCTTTTTCTAAAGAAATATGTGCGGGACTTCAACCCCTCGACTTTCTTTAACACCTCTTACATTATATTCATCCTTGTAAGAATAAAATCGGGACTGTGTTTTCAAATAATAGTTCAACTGTCTAACTCGGTGCGACATGTGAAACACAGTCATAAACAATAATGTTACTCAATCAACTTCATTAGTTAGTTGTCTGTTGAGGAGTTGATCAGTGACAATGGacttttttaatttgtgtattgcTTTATGTTAGTGCATCAAGCAAGCCCCATCTCTAGATTTCTATTTCTGTTAAATCATAAGCTAGATGAATTAACAATATAACTAAAGTTTTCTTTAGATACTAACTCAATTACCAATTTGAGGTATTAGTCTTATATAAACTTCTACACTATAAATGGATTCAAGTGCACCATAGGCATTGGCAATTTCAACAATATTCATGTGAAAGTCACGAATACTCTCATCTTCTTTTATTCTTAAGttctcaaacttagtggtaagaagTTGAAGTCTCATCGTCTTTACCTTAAAGGTTCCTTCATGAGCAGTCTTCAAGATTTCCCAAGCATCTTTGGCAACACAACAATCACTTATAAGTCTGAAGATGCTCTTGTCCACTCTATTGAATAGGGCATTTCATGCCTTAGAATTTCCTAGCGCATctttatcatcttcatcatcccaGTCTTCCTCTCCTTTTATCATACTTTacactaattttttatttattttatcattcaatcTATTTAAACTGCAATATTTAATCTATTCAAAATCAATTAAACTTATTACTTTCAAATTCACGCTGACATTTATTGTAAAATTAATTGAGTAATAAATAGTTGTACCTATCAGGAATaccaa is part of the Vicia villosa cultivar HV-30 ecotype Madison, WI linkage group LG2, Vvil1.0, whole genome shotgun sequence genome and encodes:
- the LOC131650200 gene encoding formin-like protein 3; translated protein: MVSDSTSEFVKEETLKLSPLKHQIRDFKTEEKLKTHEVVIGRKTTSSTKISFSQEKVASSSSPTATVPALSPTPSLTPCPSKTNVTRSSKRSIVRVKSCANPTLKPHLGLDNKIPTPPEPPTKTISFLPSVPPPPIYGRYSVLRPPPSKQLDLFITQSPPLLPLPPKTPYLQTSSKQPSPPPLKHHFHLALRPPSKPPDFVRATTVPP